One genomic window of Phycisphaerales bacterium includes the following:
- a CDS encoding GC-type dockerin domain-anchored protein, with amino-acid sequence MRGSKNSAVALRLVAGLGIGLVAAASVSADDVIIIGDSLADTYPGVRTLEDSSGRTEAFYGVPMTTGLTAEQAAMDFLAQHGSEFGVGELELNLAHQTTLRDGRFTAFMFDQSVDGIPVHLGIGRVLVLDRGVDHAVVYAAGNLAQNGPGDLQDLVFLTPAQASAIVRNDIRFTNFVNFSQPELVAFYGNGQGEDAVQTRPAYRVTAEHVGYPVVDQAYEVFVDAETGEQLLVQSAIAHVDVEGTTTGRATPGLLPDTAGNPPTEQRLPLLEVMLRGGSSAVSDINGEFVIPHSGTSSVTVDGELRGPWVRVNDVAGPELSASVVTTPPGPADLLFNPSPNQFTTAQVNTFLHTNLSYDLMKTRAPGFTGLDRQTPANVNINDNCNAFFSGADLSINFFTAGGGCVNTAFSTVVAHEYGHFIVNRLGLSQGAFGEGYGDSVAINLYDTGIVGQGFLTGGGAVRNPEAARQQFPCGSAIHTCGQVLGGSWRWIRLNMNGTLGSAAALATAQDLFVGWSIITLGGDGSDSATPRTAIEVLTIDDDDGILGNGTPNYDEICMAFDRHGIDCPELDLISISVVDAPDQLSSGQSAEVRVSITDSTASLELGTQMLGLIIDGDTQMVPLVADGDEFVGTIPGQPGLTDLAYFITADADTGDTVRVPSSGGFPVLVGEEIISFDFETAPGWTVENTALDDGAWDRGRPLGAGDDRSEDPETDFDGSGSAFLTDRASGNSDVDGGPTTLISPEFDLSDYDDAIVSYARWFRNDDRDADRLRIEFSDNGGLTWSLAENVADTPAGWVVASVRVSDVVDVTDEFRVRFLATDNPNNSVTEAGIDAFRIIVDGGSACRADFDGNGTLDIFDFLAFQNAFAAGDLAADFDGDGSLSIFDFLAFQNDFAAGC; translated from the coding sequence ATGCGAGGAAGCAAGAACAGCGCCGTTGCACTGCGGCTCGTCGCGGGCCTGGGCATCGGCCTGGTCGCCGCGGCTTCGGTTTCGGCCGACGACGTGATCATCATCGGCGACAGCCTGGCCGACACGTACCCGGGCGTGCGCACGCTCGAGGATTCCAGCGGACGCACCGAGGCGTTCTACGGCGTGCCGATGACCACGGGCCTGACGGCCGAGCAAGCGGCGATGGACTTCCTTGCCCAGCACGGGTCGGAGTTCGGCGTTGGCGAGTTGGAATTGAACCTGGCGCACCAGACGACGCTGCGCGACGGCAGGTTCACGGCGTTCATGTTCGACCAGTCGGTCGATGGCATCCCCGTGCACCTTGGCATCGGCCGCGTGCTGGTGCTCGATCGTGGCGTCGACCATGCCGTGGTGTACGCCGCCGGCAACCTCGCCCAGAACGGCCCCGGCGACCTGCAGGACCTCGTGTTCCTGACGCCGGCCCAGGCGTCGGCGATCGTCCGTAACGACATCCGCTTCACGAACTTCGTGAACTTCAGCCAGCCCGAGCTCGTCGCCTTCTATGGCAACGGCCAGGGCGAAGACGCGGTCCAGACGCGTCCGGCGTATCGAGTGACGGCCGAGCACGTGGGCTATCCGGTCGTCGATCAGGCGTACGAGGTGTTCGTCGACGCCGAGACTGGCGAGCAGTTGCTCGTGCAGTCGGCGATCGCGCACGTCGACGTCGAGGGCACGACGACTGGCCGCGCTACGCCCGGCCTGCTGCCCGACACCGCCGGCAACCCGCCGACCGAGCAGCGGTTGCCGTTGCTGGAGGTGATGCTGCGAGGCGGCTCGAGCGCGGTGAGCGACATCAACGGTGAGTTCGTGATCCCGCACTCGGGCACGTCGAGCGTGACGGTCGACGGCGAGCTGCGTGGCCCGTGGGTGCGCGTCAACGACGTGGCTGGCCCCGAGCTTTCGGCGAGCGTGGTCACCACGCCTCCCGGCCCTGCGGACCTGCTGTTCAACCCGAGCCCGAACCAGTTCACCACGGCCCAGGTCAACACCTTCCTGCACACGAATCTGTCGTACGACCTGATGAAGACGCGGGCCCCGGGCTTCACCGGGCTCGACCGCCAGACGCCGGCAAACGTCAACATCAACGACAACTGCAACGCGTTCTTCAGCGGGGCCGACCTGTCGATCAACTTCTTCACCGCCGGCGGTGGCTGCGTGAACACGGCGTTTTCGACCGTCGTCGCCCACGAGTACGGGCACTTCATCGTGAACCGGCTGGGCCTGTCGCAGGGTGCCTTCGGCGAGGGTTACGGCGACTCGGTTGCGATCAACCTCTATGACACCGGCATCGTCGGCCAGGGCTTCCTGACCGGTGGCGGCGCGGTGCGAAACCCCGAGGCGGCTCGCCAGCAGTTCCCGTGCGGCTCGGCCATCCACACCTGCGGTCAGGTGCTGGGCGGCTCGTGGCGCTGGATCCGCCTGAACATGAACGGCACGCTGGGTTCCGCTGCGGCCTTGGCCACGGCGCAGGACCTGTTCGTCGGCTGGTCGATCATCACGCTCGGCGGCGACGGCAGCGATTCGGCGACGCCGCGTACGGCCATCGAGGTGCTGACGATCGATGACGACGACGGCATCCTTGGCAACGGCACGCCCAACTACGACGAGATCTGCATGGCCTTCGATCGCCACGGCATCGACTGCCCCGAGCTCGATCTCATCAGCATCTCCGTTGTCGACGCCCCCGACCAGCTGAGCTCGGGCCAGAGCGCCGAGGTCCGCGTCAGCATCACCGACTCGACGGCATCGCTCGAGCTCGGGACGCAGATGCTGGGCCTGATCATCGACGGCGACACGCAGATGGTGCCGCTGGTCGCCGATGGCGATGAGTTCGTTGGCACGATCCCGGGCCAGCCCGGCCTGACCGACCTTGCGTACTTCATCACGGCCGATGCCGACACGGGCGACACGGTCCGCGTGCCGAGCTCGGGCGGCTTCCCGGTGCTGGTCGGCGAGGAGATCATCTCGTTCGACTTCGAGACGGCGCCCGGCTGGACGGTGGAGAACACCGCCCTGGACGATGGCGCTTGGGATCGCGGCCGTCCGCTGGGTGCGGGCGACGATCGCAGCGAGGACCCGGAGACCGACTTCGACGGCTCGGGCAGCGCGTTCCTGACCGATCGCGCTTCTGGCAATTCCGACGTTGATGGTGGGCCGACCACCCTGATCAGCCCGGAGTTCGACCTGTCGGACTACGACGATGCGATCGTGTCTTATGCCCGCTGGTTCCGCAACGATGATCGCGACGCAGACCGCCTGCGCATCGAGTTCTCCGACAATGGCGGCCTGACGTGGTCGCTGGCGGAGAACGTCGCCGATACGCCCGCCGGCTGGGTTGTTGCGTCCGTCCGGGTGTCGGACGTCGTCGACGTGACCGATGAGTTCCGCGTGCGGTTCCTCGCCACCGACAACCCGAACAACTCGGTGACCGAGGCGGGCATCGATGCGTTCCGGATCATCGTCGACGGCGGCTCCGCTTGCCGGGCCGACTTCGACGGCAACGGCACGCTGGACATCTTCGATTTCCTGGCGTTCCAGAACGCCTTCGCCGCGGGCGACCTCGCCGCCGACTTCGACGGCGATGGCTCGCTGAGCATCTTCGACTTCCTGGCGTTCCAGAACGACTTCGCCGCGGGCTGCTGA